From a region of the Pan paniscus chromosome 19, NHGRI_mPanPan1-v2.0_pri, whole genome shotgun sequence genome:
- the LOC117977828 gene encoding uncharacterized protein ENSP00000382033-like, with the protein MAVSRMSKWRLSRVGGSRSLPAEMEVLGEVWCVRAEQQPMTGLGIIWHSPLDKALETWSLQQQPDFSLGLGHLGLGTDATWMQSFPGSGGDAQAGTGVSGPLRLYPNLLCDFGPRQGPLWALLLEKRQMAGTGLYILASYLLCLRQPPSQPDGPCGSPNPVSGAKKTTVA; encoded by the exons ATGGCTGTTTCACGGATGTCGAAGTGGAGGCTCAGCAGGGTTGGAGGTTCCCGGAGTCTCCCAGCTG AAATGGAAGTGCTTGGTGAGGTTTGGTGTGTCCGAGCCGAACAGCAGCCAATGACAGGCCTGGGGATCATCTGGCACAGCCCACTTGACAAGGCCTTGGAAACTTGGTCTCTGCAGCAGCAACCGGATTTCAGCCTGGGCCTCGGACACCTCGGCCTGGGTACGGATGCGACTTGGATGCAGTCCTTCCCTGGCAGTGGAGGGGATGCCCAGGCTGGCACAGGAGTCTCAGGTCCTCTCCGGCTCTACCCCAATCTGCTGTGTGATTTTGGGCCGAGGCAGGGACCCCTCTGGGCTCTGTTACTGGAGAAAAGGCAAATGGCTGGGACAG GACTGTACATCTTGGCCTCTTACCTACTGTGTCTGCGTCAGCCTCCCTCACAGCCTGATGGCCCCTGCGGCAGCCCCAACCCAGTTTCAGGGGCTAAGAAAACTACAGTTGCATGA